In the Mytilus trossulus isolate FHL-02 chromosome 1, PNRI_Mtr1.1.1.hap1, whole genome shotgun sequence genome, one interval contains:
- the LOC134689603 gene encoding uncharacterized protein LOC134689603 has translation MATVTQNRTKEGEAAEMVLNYIFENSSGKYPSIKEISELDFFCHEKLLELAKFNPAPISYSQPMKSLLKTVKKGRQLSKKSSLRKTTSIEKSSKEAKMYSSSKSLSKSSAQPTKAPPAPVAPPPPKAPPPPLLAPPPPPAKGPPPPPAVNAPAASNERSALLGDIRHGMRLKKATTNDRSAPKV, from the exons gttttaaattatatatttgaaaatagtaGTGGAAAATATCCATCAATCAAAGAG attTCTGAGTTAGACTTCTTTTGTCATGAAAAATTATTAGAGCTTGCCAAATTTAATCCAGCACCT ATCAGCTACTCACAACCAATGAAGTCATTACTGAAAACAGTAAAGAAAGGCAGACAGCTATCAAA AAAGTCTTCCTTACGAAAAACAACATCAATAGAAAAAAGTTCCAAAGAAGCTAAAATGTACTCATCTTCAAAATCTTTATCCAAGTCTTCAGCTCAGCCCACAAAAGCACCACCTGCTCCAGTAGCTCCGCCTCCACCTAAAGCTCCACCCCCTCCATTATTAGCTCCACCTCCACCACCTGCTAAAGGTCCACCTCCTCCACCAGCAGTGAATGCTCCTGCAGCTTCCAATGAAAGAAGTGCTCTTTTAGGAGATATCAGACATGGAATGAGATTGAAGAAAGCAACCACTAATGATAGAAGTGCTCCAAAAGTTTAA
- the LOC134682418 gene encoding putative mediator of RNA polymerase II transcription subunit 26 isoform X2, which translates to MTGGKETGFKDVNIVKPNSTATQNTQQAEIEEPLAGSSNVQQSPTGRSPEHMIDHWKSFLAVSSKEPSKNLQQNISPKTQTSQLSDISQSQHNKDQQYNYSNVGTIISLPNNTVQFQKSETSPVNIVTSHENRTLTVDPKQYGNPDYQVHTAGKFQNHDINTRHQSITFANSSSQPESNVSSPEHRLVIAENIEQSVVPTKKTKSNVNWNMEKLVQNDADMSTEKNKILTNLHNNESKLHQGILKSTQPAKEQHNRSYFYGSQGGQQISEPEKRVNLMFKQPAQQHDMNTSVQDQRNLQKTNYQSPPFTLATPQNIHQMQLQSQYLYSAHQPSQTHGQQPPNHENNYPNLQVNQEQYTPHNPFQQPKYLPNLPNQQPHNPPSIVNQHNQYPPNTSNQTLQYQSNLPNQQLQYQHNLPNQQLQYQTDTTNQHPQYSPNTPYQQVQYSPNMANQQLMCSPITANQQLQNTPTNTAYQHLQHAPTNTANQQLQHAPQNTDNQQLQHAPQNTGNQQLQHAPQNTGNQQLQHATPKHTAYQKLHSPPNTANQKLQHSPTNTVNQQLQHAPPNTGNQQLQNAQPKQTAYQKLQHAPPKTANQQPQYSQNTANQQLQYSPNTGNQQLQHTSMHMANQQPPYSPNTAYQQLSNTLKKQPPYSPNTADQSQLYSSNITSQQLLYSPAKVEQQLPYPENISSQQFGFHEQYPPNKANEEQVSQLKHESFNKNIADQQDFQQSGQKHESFNTDQPLTQDNHHQQVAKIERGQHGQNRIEIHHSNLNMQPTAQQIQNQQTQVQKSSLVSQELQHTQTQNGSLYAHAALSPFTKQTRSTGGTVEAENQHAGQRSTILDVKVTDDHKKEKIQSQKRKIQSKHTTKDSIQKIELDFIASPPVLFTPEYLMLKIPKQETTNAKAVSNEIHKRRGQSPVDGSESLEAGPVKKLKLEEVRISTANIDQYPESEFRRSVQINKRGFKKYLLSKYEEDKRMIAHSKTKIQCEKTGPPPNKDSVLHATSNIPLKRTYASCDLAPKGPTPDCVGNSINEHFAMSVANKENTKISRNDINVMFDKEKNTESSKLCNEQSSVLEPILSDLENTSTSFPTENGSEISLNQIRLDLAMSSDSSVASDHEKSFKNDNASQGRIRSDPCSEIADCADSGHLLGHEDISTNSRDKNNHTSSKPVTVISTFFSQITNQTILKSFNQGRNVGFLIDFNPRRFGIVEHEDHHEQNFNAIPAKPTFSYRKMTENQRWNNLLAVRNTAQKFTQTV; encoded by the exons ATGACCGGTGGTAAGGAGACGgggtttaaagatgtcaatatTGTAAAACCCAATTCCACGGCTACACAAAACACCCAGCAGGCAGAAATTGAAGAACCCTTAGCTGGaagttcaaatgttcaacaGAGTCCTACAGGCAGGAGTCCGGAACACATGATAGATCATTGGAAAAGTTTTCTTGCAGTTTCCTCAAAAGAACCCTCCAAGAATCTTCAACAAAACATCTCTCCTAAAACACAAACATCACAGCTATCGGATATATCACAGTCACAACACAATAAAGACCAACAATATAATTACAGCAATGTAGGAACAATCATATCACTACCAAACAATACAGTACAATTTCAAAAATCAGAAACAAGTCCGGTTAATATCGTCACATCTCACGAAAACCGGACTTTAACCGTAGATCCAAAACAATATGGTAATCCTGACTATCAAGTTCATACTGctggaaaatttcaaaatcatgaTATAAATACCCGACACCAGTCAATAACGTTTGCCAACAGTTCGTCGCAACCAGAGAGCAATGTTTCTTCCCCTGAACACAGATTAGTAATAGCTGAAAATATAGAACAATCAGTAGTtccaacaaagaaaacaaaaagtaatgttaactggaataTGGAAAAATTAGTACAAAACGATGCTGATATGTCAACTGAAAAGAACAAAATACTTACAAATCTTCATAACAACGAAAGCAAACTACATCAAGGTATACTGAAGTCAACACAGCCAGCCAAGGAACAACACAATCGTTCCTATTTTTATGGAAGCCAAGGAGGTCAGCAAATTTCTGAACCAGAAAAACGGGTAAATCTTATGTTCAAACAACCAGCACAGCAACATGATATGAATACATCAGTACAGGATCAACGAAATCTGCAAAAAACGAACTACCAAAGTCCACCATTCACGCTAGCAACTCCACAAAACATCCATCAAATGCAACTGCAATCACAATACCTTTATTCTGCACATCAACCTAGTCAGACTCACGGTCAACAGCCTCCTAACCATGAAAATAACTATCCAAATTTACAAGTTAACCAAGAACAATATACACCACACAATCCTTTTCAACAACCAAAATATCTACCTAACTTGCCTAATCAACAGCCACATAACCCACCAAGCATTGTCAATCAACATAATCAATATCCACCGAACACTTCTAACCAAACGTTACAATACCAATCTAACTTGCCTAATCAACAACTACAATACCAACATAACTTGCCTAATCAACAACTACAATACCAAACGGACACGACTAATCAACATCCTCAGTATTCACCAAACACACCTTATCAACAAGTGCAATATTCACCAAACATGGCTAATCAACAGTTGATGTGTTCACCAATTACGGCTAATCAACAGCTACAAAATACACCAACGAACACCGCGTATCAACATCTACAACATGCTCCAACAAACACGGCTAATCAACAGCTACAGCATGCACCACAGAACACGGATAATCAACAGCTACAACATGCACCACAGAACACGGGTAATCAACAGCTACAACATGCACCACAGAACACGGGTAATCAACAGCTACAACATGCAACACCGAAACACACCGCTTATCAAAAGCTACATTCACCACCGAACACGGCTAATCAGAAGCTTCAACATTCACCAACGAACACGGTTAATCAACAGCTACAACATGCACCACCGAACACGGGTAATCAACAGCTACAAAATGCACAACCGAAACAAACCGCTTATCAAAAGCTACAACATGCACCACCGAAAACGGCTAATCAACAGCCTCAATATTCACAAAATACCGCTAATCAACAACTACAGTATTCACCAAACACGGGTAATCAACAACTACAACACACATCAATGCACATGGCTAATCAACAACCACCGTATTCACCAAACACTGCTTATCAACAGCTATCAAATACGCTTAAAAAACAACCACCGTATTCACCAAACACGGCTGATCAATCACAACTGTATTCATCGAATATTACTAGTCAACAACTACTGTATTCACCGGCAAAAGTCGAACAACAGCTACCATATCCTGAAAACATAAGCAGTCAACAGTTTGGATTTCACGAACAATATCCACCAAACAAAGCTAATGAGGAACAAGTCTCGCAGCTCAAACACGAAAGTTTCAACAAGAATATTGCTGATCAACAGGATTTCCAACAGTCAGGACAGAAACATGAAAGTTTTAATACTGACCAACCGCTCACACAAGATAATCATCACCAGCAGGTTGCAAAGATTGAGAGAGGACAACACGGACAAAATCGTATTGAAATACATCATTCTAATCTAAATATGCAACCAACTGCTCAGCAGATACAAAACCAACAGACTCAAGTTCAAAAAAGTTCCCTAGTAAGTCAGGAACTTCAGCATACACAAACACAAAATGGAAGTCTATATGCTCATGCAGCTCTTTCGCCGTTTACAAAACAGACAAGGAGTACAGGTGGGACTGTTGAAGCTGAAAATCAACATGCCGGACAAAGGTCAACGATATTAGATGTAAAAGTGACAGACGATCATAAGAAAGAGAAAATACAATCCCAGAAGAGAAAGATTCAATCAAAGCATACAACGAAAGACAGCATACAAAAGATAGAACTGGATTTTATTGCTTCGCCACCTGTACTATTTACTCCTGAATATCTTATGTTGAAAATACCCAAACAAGAGACAACAAATGCAAAAGCAGTGAGTAATGAGATACATAAAAGGAGAGGGCAGTCTCCTGTCGATGGTTCCGAGAGTTTAGAAGCCGGGCCTGTGAAGAAGCTGAAGTTAGAGGAGGTTAGAATAAGCACTGCGAATATAGATCAGTATCCAGAAAGCG AATTCAGACGAAGTGTCCAAATAAACAAAAGAgggtttaaaaaatatttattatcaaaGTATGAAGAGGATAAAAGAATGATAGCACATTCTAAAACTAAAATACAGTGTGAGAAAACCGGTCCTCCACCAAATAAAGATTCTGTTTTGCATGCAACGTCAAATATACCATTGAAAAGGACATACGCATCATGTGACCTTGCACCAAAAGGCCCGACACCAGACTGCGTTGGCAATAGCATAAATGAACATTTCGCAATGTCAGTAGCAAACAAAGAGAAtactaaaatatcaagaaaCGACATTAATGTAATGTTTGACAAAGAAAAGAACACAGAATCATCAAAACTATGTAACGAGCAGTCCTCCGTTTTAGAACCGATTTTGTCAGACCTAGAAAACACTTCAACTTCTTTTCCTACAGAAAATGGAAGTGAAATATCATTGAACCAAATCAGGTTAGATCTGGCAATGTCATCTGACAGTTCAGTGGCTTCAGATCatgaaaaaagtttcaaaaatgacAATGCTTCACAAGGTAGGATACGTAGTGATCCATGTAGTGAAATCGCCGATTGCGCAGATTCCGGACATCTACTAGGACATGAAGATATTTCTACAAATTCACGTGATAAGAATAACCATACATCGTCAAAACCGGTTACTGTGATATCGACATTCTTCAGCCAAATAACCAATCAAAcgattttgaaatcatttaacCAAGGCAGAAACGTTGGATTTTTAATAGATTTTAATCCGCGGCGATTTGGTATTGTTGAACACGAAGACCATcatgaacaaaattttaatgcGATTCCTGCCAAGCCTACATTCAGCTACagaaaaatgacagaaaatCAGCGTTGGAACAATCTTTTGGCAGTCCGCAACACAGCACAAAAATTTACTCAGacagtttaa
- the LOC134682418 gene encoding putative mediator of RNA polymerase II transcription subunit 26 isoform X1, whose amino-acid sequence MTGGKETGFKDVNIVKPNSTATQNTQQAEIEEPLAGSSNVQQSPTGRSPEHMIDHWKSFLAVSSKEPSKNLQQNISPKTQTSQLSDISQSQHNKDQQYNYSNVGTIISLPNNTVQFQKSETSPVNIVTSHENRTLTVDPKQYGNPDYQVHTAGKFQNHDINTRHQSITFANSSSQPESNVSSPEHRLVIAENIEQSVVPTKKTKSNVNWNMEKLVQNDADMSTEKNKILTNLHNNESKLHQGILKSTQPAKEQHNRSYFYGSQGGQQISEPEKRVNLMFKQPAQQHDMNTSVQDQRNLQKTNYQSPPFTLATPQNIHQMQLQSQYLYSAHQPSQTHGQQPPNHENNYPNLQVNQEQYTPHNPFQQPKYLPNLPNQQPHNPPSIVNQHNQYPPNTSNQTLQYQSNLPNQQLQYQHNLPNQQLQYQTDTTNQHPQYSPNTPYQQVQYSPNMANQQLMCSPITANQQLQNTPTNTAYQHLQHAPTNTANQQLQHAPQNTDNQQLQHAPQNTGNQQLQHAPQNTGNQQLQHATPKHTAYQKLHSPPNTANQKLQHSPTNTVNQQLQHAPPNTGNQQLQNAQPKQTAYQKLQHAPPKTANQQPQYSQNTANQQLQYSPNTGNQQLQHTSMHMANQQPPYSPNTAYQQLSNTLKKQPPYSPNTADQSQLYSSNITSQQLLYSPAKVEQQLPYPENISSQQFGFHEQYPPNKANEEQVSQLKHESFNKNIADQQDFQQSGQKHESFNTDQPLTQDNHHQQVAKIERGQHGQNRIEIHHSNLNMQPTAQQIQNQQTQVQKSSLVSQELQHTQTQNGSLYAHAALSPFTKQTRSTGGTVEAENQHAGQRSTILDVKVTDDHKKEKIQSQKRKIQSKHTTKDSIQKIELDFIASPPVLFTPEYLMLKIPKQETTNAKAVSNEIHKRRGQSPVDGSESLEAGPVKKLKLEEVRISTANIDQYPESEEFRRSVQINKRGFKKYLLSKYEEDKRMIAHSKTKIQCEKTGPPPNKDSVLHATSNIPLKRTYASCDLAPKGPTPDCVGNSINEHFAMSVANKENTKISRNDINVMFDKEKNTESSKLCNEQSSVLEPILSDLENTSTSFPTENGSEISLNQIRLDLAMSSDSSVASDHEKSFKNDNASQGRIRSDPCSEIADCADSGHLLGHEDISTNSRDKNNHTSSKPVTVISTFFSQITNQTILKSFNQGRNVGFLIDFNPRRFGIVEHEDHHEQNFNAIPAKPTFSYRKMTENQRWNNLLAVRNTAQKFTQTV is encoded by the exons ATGACCGGTGGTAAGGAGACGgggtttaaagatgtcaatatTGTAAAACCCAATTCCACGGCTACACAAAACACCCAGCAGGCAGAAATTGAAGAACCCTTAGCTGGaagttcaaatgttcaacaGAGTCCTACAGGCAGGAGTCCGGAACACATGATAGATCATTGGAAAAGTTTTCTTGCAGTTTCCTCAAAAGAACCCTCCAAGAATCTTCAACAAAACATCTCTCCTAAAACACAAACATCACAGCTATCGGATATATCACAGTCACAACACAATAAAGACCAACAATATAATTACAGCAATGTAGGAACAATCATATCACTACCAAACAATACAGTACAATTTCAAAAATCAGAAACAAGTCCGGTTAATATCGTCACATCTCACGAAAACCGGACTTTAACCGTAGATCCAAAACAATATGGTAATCCTGACTATCAAGTTCATACTGctggaaaatttcaaaatcatgaTATAAATACCCGACACCAGTCAATAACGTTTGCCAACAGTTCGTCGCAACCAGAGAGCAATGTTTCTTCCCCTGAACACAGATTAGTAATAGCTGAAAATATAGAACAATCAGTAGTtccaacaaagaaaacaaaaagtaatgttaactggaataTGGAAAAATTAGTACAAAACGATGCTGATATGTCAACTGAAAAGAACAAAATACTTACAAATCTTCATAACAACGAAAGCAAACTACATCAAGGTATACTGAAGTCAACACAGCCAGCCAAGGAACAACACAATCGTTCCTATTTTTATGGAAGCCAAGGAGGTCAGCAAATTTCTGAACCAGAAAAACGGGTAAATCTTATGTTCAAACAACCAGCACAGCAACATGATATGAATACATCAGTACAGGATCAACGAAATCTGCAAAAAACGAACTACCAAAGTCCACCATTCACGCTAGCAACTCCACAAAACATCCATCAAATGCAACTGCAATCACAATACCTTTATTCTGCACATCAACCTAGTCAGACTCACGGTCAACAGCCTCCTAACCATGAAAATAACTATCCAAATTTACAAGTTAACCAAGAACAATATACACCACACAATCCTTTTCAACAACCAAAATATCTACCTAACTTGCCTAATCAACAGCCACATAACCCACCAAGCATTGTCAATCAACATAATCAATATCCACCGAACACTTCTAACCAAACGTTACAATACCAATCTAACTTGCCTAATCAACAACTACAATACCAACATAACTTGCCTAATCAACAACTACAATACCAAACGGACACGACTAATCAACATCCTCAGTATTCACCAAACACACCTTATCAACAAGTGCAATATTCACCAAACATGGCTAATCAACAGTTGATGTGTTCACCAATTACGGCTAATCAACAGCTACAAAATACACCAACGAACACCGCGTATCAACATCTACAACATGCTCCAACAAACACGGCTAATCAACAGCTACAGCATGCACCACAGAACACGGATAATCAACAGCTACAACATGCACCACAGAACACGGGTAATCAACAGCTACAACATGCACCACAGAACACGGGTAATCAACAGCTACAACATGCAACACCGAAACACACCGCTTATCAAAAGCTACATTCACCACCGAACACGGCTAATCAGAAGCTTCAACATTCACCAACGAACACGGTTAATCAACAGCTACAACATGCACCACCGAACACGGGTAATCAACAGCTACAAAATGCACAACCGAAACAAACCGCTTATCAAAAGCTACAACATGCACCACCGAAAACGGCTAATCAACAGCCTCAATATTCACAAAATACCGCTAATCAACAACTACAGTATTCACCAAACACGGGTAATCAACAACTACAACACACATCAATGCACATGGCTAATCAACAACCACCGTATTCACCAAACACTGCTTATCAACAGCTATCAAATACGCTTAAAAAACAACCACCGTATTCACCAAACACGGCTGATCAATCACAACTGTATTCATCGAATATTACTAGTCAACAACTACTGTATTCACCGGCAAAAGTCGAACAACAGCTACCATATCCTGAAAACATAAGCAGTCAACAGTTTGGATTTCACGAACAATATCCACCAAACAAAGCTAATGAGGAACAAGTCTCGCAGCTCAAACACGAAAGTTTCAACAAGAATATTGCTGATCAACAGGATTTCCAACAGTCAGGACAGAAACATGAAAGTTTTAATACTGACCAACCGCTCACACAAGATAATCATCACCAGCAGGTTGCAAAGATTGAGAGAGGACAACACGGACAAAATCGTATTGAAATACATCATTCTAATCTAAATATGCAACCAACTGCTCAGCAGATACAAAACCAACAGACTCAAGTTCAAAAAAGTTCCCTAGTAAGTCAGGAACTTCAGCATACACAAACACAAAATGGAAGTCTATATGCTCATGCAGCTCTTTCGCCGTTTACAAAACAGACAAGGAGTACAGGTGGGACTGTTGAAGCTGAAAATCAACATGCCGGACAAAGGTCAACGATATTAGATGTAAAAGTGACAGACGATCATAAGAAAGAGAAAATACAATCCCAGAAGAGAAAGATTCAATCAAAGCATACAACGAAAGACAGCATACAAAAGATAGAACTGGATTTTATTGCTTCGCCACCTGTACTATTTACTCCTGAATATCTTATGTTGAAAATACCCAAACAAGAGACAACAAATGCAAAAGCAGTGAGTAATGAGATACATAAAAGGAGAGGGCAGTCTCCTGTCGATGGTTCCGAGAGTTTAGAAGCCGGGCCTGTGAAGAAGCTGAAGTTAGAGGAGGTTAGAATAAGCACTGCGAATATAGATCAGTATCCAGAAAGCG AAGAATTCAGACGAAGTGTCCAAATAAACAAAAGAgggtttaaaaaatatttattatcaaaGTATGAAGAGGATAAAAGAATGATAGCACATTCTAAAACTAAAATACAGTGTGAGAAAACCGGTCCTCCACCAAATAAAGATTCTGTTTTGCATGCAACGTCAAATATACCATTGAAAAGGACATACGCATCATGTGACCTTGCACCAAAAGGCCCGACACCAGACTGCGTTGGCAATAGCATAAATGAACATTTCGCAATGTCAGTAGCAAACAAAGAGAAtactaaaatatcaagaaaCGACATTAATGTAATGTTTGACAAAGAAAAGAACACAGAATCATCAAAACTATGTAACGAGCAGTCCTCCGTTTTAGAACCGATTTTGTCAGACCTAGAAAACACTTCAACTTCTTTTCCTACAGAAAATGGAAGTGAAATATCATTGAACCAAATCAGGTTAGATCTGGCAATGTCATCTGACAGTTCAGTGGCTTCAGATCatgaaaaaagtttcaaaaatgacAATGCTTCACAAGGTAGGATACGTAGTGATCCATGTAGTGAAATCGCCGATTGCGCAGATTCCGGACATCTACTAGGACATGAAGATATTTCTACAAATTCACGTGATAAGAATAACCATACATCGTCAAAACCGGTTACTGTGATATCGACATTCTTCAGCCAAATAACCAATCAAAcgattttgaaatcatttaacCAAGGCAGAAACGTTGGATTTTTAATAGATTTTAATCCGCGGCGATTTGGTATTGTTGAACACGAAGACCATcatgaacaaaattttaatgcGATTCCTGCCAAGCCTACATTCAGCTACagaaaaatgacagaaaatCAGCGTTGGAACAATCTTTTGGCAGTCCGCAACACAGCACAAAAATTTACTCAGacagtttaa